Within Oreochromis niloticus isolate F11D_XX linkage group LG2, O_niloticus_UMD_NMBU, whole genome shotgun sequence, the genomic segment TTGCAAGCCtactttaatatattttaaatagccTCTAAGCTCGTTGTTTTACAGTGTTAAACAAGAAACACCCAACGAGCTGCATTCTGAGGAAGGAAACGCCTTGCGCCAAAATCACATGATAAAAAGAGCTCTTACATTTTTGTACattcaaactcaaaatgtgcTCAGCTATACTTCCTCTGAAACTGTTCATCTCAGCACAATAACACATTAAACTCTCCTCACCTCTTTGAATTCTCACAAATCTGCATGCAGTTATAAAGAAGCCCTGCAGCAAAGTGTCAGGCAGCAGCTTCATCAAACCACCAGAGAACAGACTCATATAAATGGACCatatcaacacacacacatacaacacTCTGCTGTAAGACAGTGCAGATTTGTGCACAGACAACGAACTCTGGGTGTTAGAAGTTGACTGAATCCGTTTAAATAACCGAAGCATTAAATAACAACGCATATTAAAGAGAGATAGAGGAAGCTGCTGCACTGTTCACCAATTATTACAGCACAGTTTATTGCCACAGATGTTAGAAAAAAAGACTCAACAGCAGGCCAGCGCTGACACTGTGTAGACTTCAGATCTGCAAGTCAGCTGCTGCTTTGTAGACACAAAATGAACAGCAGCACTTAGTGAGATTATTAGAGCAGATTTTCTATCATtgattttcacacttttcataCATAAAGAGACATCTTGGACTGCAATATCTGCATGTTTTGATTATTAAAGGTTTGGTtattgtcatgatcctgggtccttttgacccagcgttttgtgttttctattattgtgatattgattCTGTTCCTCCTCGTTTAGTGTTCATTCTATTCTGCCCATCTATCCCCGTGTTTAGTCTGcgtttttgagtctgtgtcattacgtgtatgtagttcctgttttattgtgaaggtctgcgtcttatgtgagtgttttcagtttgcctcCCTAGTCTCGTCACGTTAatcactcccagctgtgtcccccacctgtgtgttCTCTGAGTGTTTTTAAGTCATGTCTTCTGTCTTAGTCTTTgttggttcgtctgtgttgttcccctcggtctccctgcgtctctccgTCCATCTTCCTGTGCCTCCCTGCACCTatgtttctggtttgttttgttagtttgcccagtttaggtttttcagtTTCATGTTCACCCGCCTCTATTGTTTGTGTCTACTCCAGTTCAATAAatactcacctgcaccagagctgccgcATTTTGGGTCCTATCTTCAATTCCACATGTCTGCCACACCGGATATGACAGTACGAACCAGCCCCTATGGACCCAGCGGCAGTAAATCCGTCCAAGGAGCTCCGGGACGAGATTGTGTACAATGTGGAGATTCTCCTCGGGCTGTGGCTACAGAACCCTCCGGAAAGCCGGTTACAACGGCTCTTTTCCGGCCTGCCATGGCTTCTGGAATTGCTTCCCCCGACCATGCAGGCCTTTCTTCGCAACACACCCCACCTTCTCTCAGCCACTTCTACCTCGCTGCCCGACTCGCCGGATGTGATGTTGCCTGGCCCGTCGGAGCCGTCTGCGGGGAAGAAACGTCGATCGCGCTGCCGGCACGCCACCCCACAGCCGGACGTTCGGACTTCTAAATCGCtggctgtggtgagtgaggaCTCTTTTTCTGTGTTGGACTGTGGAACTGTGTTTTCTGGGGCTATGTTTTGTGTGGTAGATAGTACTGTCAACAGCGTATTGGCTGGTCAGCAGCAGCCACTCTCTGCTCAGTTAGCTGCTAA encodes:
- the LOC112842493 gene encoding early nodulin-like protein 2, which produces MDPAAVNPSKELRDEIVYNVEILLGLWLQNPPESRLQRLFSGLPWLLELLPPTMQAFLRNTPHLLSATSTSLPDSPDVMLPGPSEPSAGKKRRSRCRHATPQPDVRTSKSLAVVSEDSFSVLDCGTVFSGAMFCVVDSTVNSVLAGQQQPLSAQLAAKQSLSTQSPVSATHSPSALSPAPPVSLSFQSPAPPASLSVQSPAPPASLSVQSPAPPASVSSASSVTCSSGPSASSVTCSSGPSASSVTCSSGPSASSVTCSSGPSASSVTCSSGPSASSLLLAESSTPGLPQRLGLSPQLILDP